The Gemmatimonadota bacterium genome has a segment encoding these proteins:
- a CDS encoding amidohydrolase family protein: protein MSDIGGKIGAAPITAPGWPAKSRAGVAIVDCDVHHNFRRPEDLLPHLSKFYQEHLYDQGLHLPGGGYPNMPFRANRPDLKDPDLKERDFNFSVAFLQKEHLDRWHIDYALLTGPPPFYGYSGLPDPDWAAALCRAFNDWTIEHWLSRDDRLVNAILISPTDPSQAVDEINRLAHRKDTVAVMVPMGTMMPFGNRFYHPIWEACEDHGLPVVSHVGGGGGATRNVPTPVGFPTYYMESRMSRPYMASSHAASLICEGVFEKFPNLKFALIEAQQFWAVPLMWHMDSDWKALRDQTPWLKRLPSAYFRDHIRVGSQPLHEPEHPEQIHQMLDMLHADETLIYCSDFPHFDWNDPVTTFPRLAEDLHQRIFADNALEMLRMEVV, encoded by the coding sequence ATGAGCGATATAGGTGGAAAAATAGGTGCTGCACCCATTACGGCTCCGGGTTGGCCCGCGAAGTCCAGAGCAGGTGTTGCGATTGTCGATTGCGATGTACACCACAATTTTCGCCGCCCGGAAGATTTGTTGCCGCATCTTTCCAAATTTTATCAGGAGCATCTCTACGATCAGGGTTTGCATTTGCCCGGTGGTGGATATCCCAATATGCCTTTCCGCGCCAATCGACCGGATTTGAAAGATCCGGATCTCAAGGAGCGGGATTTCAATTTTTCCGTTGCGTTTTTGCAGAAGGAGCATCTTGACCGCTGGCATATCGATTACGCGCTGTTGACGGGTCCACCGCCTTTTTACGGGTATTCGGGTTTGCCGGATCCGGATTGGGCGGCTGCGCTGTGTCGCGCGTTTAATGATTGGACGATTGAGCACTGGCTCAGTCGCGATGACCGTCTCGTCAATGCGATTCTCATTTCGCCTACTGATCCGTCTCAGGCGGTCGATGAAATCAACAGGCTGGCGCATCGCAAAGATACGGTTGCGGTGATGGTGCCGATGGGTACGATGATGCCTTTTGGTAATCGCTTTTACCATCCGATATGGGAGGCGTGTGAGGATCACGGGTTGCCGGTGGTTTCTCATGTGGGTGGCGGCGGTGGGGCGACGCGGAATGTTCCGACTCCAGTGGGTTTTCCCACGTATTATATGGAGTCCAGGATGAGCCGACCATATATGGCGAGTTCTCATGCGGCGTCGCTGATTTGCGAGGGTGTTTTTGAGAAGTTTCCAAATTTGAAGTTTGCGCTTATTGAAGCACAGCAGTTCTGGGCTGTTCCGCTGATGTGGCACATGGATTCGGATTGGAAGGCGTTGCGCGACCAGACGCCGTGGCTCAAGCGGTTGCCGAGCGCGTATTTCCGCGACCATATTCGGGTTGGCTCACAGCCTTTGCACGAGCCTGAGCACCCCGAGCAGATACACCAGATGCTGGATATGTTGCACGCCGATGAGACCCTTATTTATTGTTCAGATTTTCCCCATTTTGACTGGAATGATCCCGTGACGACATTTCCCAGGCTGGCGGAGGATTTGCACCAGCGCATTTTTGCGGATAATGCCCTGGAGATGCTGCGTATGGAGGTTGTGTAA
- a CDS encoding Rieske (2Fe-2S) protein, producing MARIVVARVSEISPGQRKIVVPFRGRAGIGIFNVGGTFYAVRNICPHKNGPLCTGTLGGRVTTHAPPSTGAGEISIDGDGEILHCPWHQWSFEISTGRCLVDPEVYVKTYAVEIDGDDVVVTYDD from the coding sequence ATGGCGCGTATTGTAGTTGCCAGGGTCTCGGAGATATCGCCTGGACAGCGCAAAATTGTGGTGCCATTTCGCGGGCGCGCCGGGATTGGCATTTTTAATGTGGGGGGGACGTTTTACGCGGTTCGCAATATTTGTCCGCATAAGAATGGTCCGCTTTGCACAGGGACACTTGGCGGCCGGGTGACGACTCATGCGCCGCCTTCCACGGGGGCGGGCGAGATTTCCATTGATGGCGATGGCGAGATTTTGCACTGTCCGTGGCATCAGTGGTCTTTTGAAATCTCAACTGGACGCTGTCTGGTGGATCCGGAGGTGTATGTCAAGACCTACGCGGTAGAAATTGACGGCGATGATGTTGTCGTCACTTATGATGACTAA